A part of Bartonella quintana genomic DNA contains:
- a CDS encoding NAD-glutamate dehydrogenase codes for MLKQKTSETKNNQDEIEQILFAHTDKEDIACYESNELQKAAITAVQAFKLHQAGKSIICFEQNLTRNNKPITVITLVNDNKPFLLDSILNIFNHHKNHIYLIAHPILDCASGQRISLMQIHIESLNEQQIQKLKEEIALVLEQVNAAVQGWKPMLKEIEKHIHAYQTNLPPRYKQEGKKAIEFLNWLMDNNFIFLGMRTYNFIKNQEPTKAFTASNIELGILTDASIRIIGDSSMEEPPQEILSFMESDNLFIVTKATSRSKIHRSVWLDYIGLKIFDKEGKLCGELRIVGLFTSSAYTCSILQIPFLNEKAKTIIQRLGHNRTDYSGKALISVLETYPRDEMFRSDVDTLTENAKLIMQLDERPRLRVLAHTDSFGRFVSILVYVPRDQYSSNIREKIGEYFVELYKGDFFESYPLFLESTLTRVYYIIHRKVSESAPLIERTILEQHVRSIARSWEESIQTIALNRKITEQQTRLASQFPNSYRDLFSAEDAIEDAKHILSLHDKKPLFVTFDYAHNKEKKIISLRLFHRHEALALSKRVPLLENMGFRVIAEQTLKLPDDNGNCVYLHDMQLESAFQLSIDFDKNGQKHAETFEAIWAQNADNDAFNGLTQTAELDWREIVIFRHYGRYLQQAGIPYSQECIAQTLNAYPDITQDLYALFHLKFHQSHTEKERKKNQQVIQQRIEEKLQKVPGLDDDLILRRYLNLINASLRTNAFTPLQEGSPRRILATKLDPRQIEGLPEPRPYREIFVYGPEVEGVHLRFGPVARGGIRWSDRALDYRTEVLDLVKAQQVKNAVIVPVGAKGGFYPHRLPQTNDRAKITEAARQAYIDFITALLSITDNLVNGKRNAPPNVICHDGNDPYFVVAADKGTATFSDTANVISQANHFWLDDAFASGGSAGYDHKAIGITAKGAWEAVKRHFRESFNHNIQTTPFTCIGVGDMSGDVFGNGMLLSKQTKLIAAFDHRDIFIDPDPNIAESYAERMRLFKLPRSSWQDYDHKKLSKGGGIFSRTMKTITLSPQASQAIGFEKQTGTPFEIISALLKAPVDLLWFGGIGTYIRAATETDAQVGDRANDAIRITGEQVRAKVIGEGANLGLTQRGRIEYVLNGGRCNTDAIDNSAGVNCSDVEVNIKIVLASALRAKTLTREVRDELLKKMTPQVEQLVLRNNYLQTLALSLAESQSTTDLPYQIRFMQDLEQKKLLDRKVEILPDEQILRQRIAQGQGLIRPELAVILAYAKLTLQEEIAHSPIVDDGYFNTALLNYFPPQIQKGFEKEIINHQLRPDIIATLIANDIVNRGGPTFVNRLKDTTEQTVENIIRVFTALCDGFEIPQLSNQIDKLDNKIPGLIQNKFYAAITSMLFEVTTWGLRNMDLSVPLEELVKTTKQARSVIEKQLTNLNGKDINQKINEKAIHYSEEGAPKALAKQLALLEAAPIICDISLVAKQSNSDLIKTAEIYFSLAQIIRISRFNEASQTIPVLDYYDSMALNQAKENIAENLRKIVMKILKNYGAKNDPFVAWSKTKEDQIHNVTNRIGALIENDLNISRFTFAAGLIAQL; via the coding sequence GTGTTAAAACAAAAAACATCAGAAACAAAGAACAACCAAGATGAAATAGAACAAATCCTTTTTGCTCATACCGATAAAGAAGATATCGCCTGTTACGAAAGCAACGAACTCCAAAAAGCCGCAATCACCGCCGTTCAGGCCTTTAAGCTCCATCAAGCAGGCAAAAGTATCATCTGTTTTGAACAAAATTTAACCCGTAATAACAAACCTATAACCGTTATCACACTGGTAAACGACAACAAACCCTTCCTTCTTGATTCTATTTTGAATATATTCAATCATCACAAAAATCACATTTATTTGATTGCGCACCCTATCCTTGATTGTGCCTCCGGACAACGCATCAGTCTGATGCAAATCCACATCGAGTCCTTAAACGAGCAGCAAATACAAAAGCTTAAAGAGGAGATCGCCTTAGTCCTTGAGCAGGTCAATGCTGCTGTGCAAGGCTGGAAACCTATGCTTAAAGAAATTGAAAAGCATATCCATGCCTATCAAACAAACCTCCCACCGCGCTACAAACAAGAAGGCAAAAAAGCCATTGAATTTCTCAATTGGCTGATGGACAATAATTTCATCTTTCTTGGCATGCGCACTTATAACTTCATCAAAAACCAAGAACCTACAAAAGCCTTTACAGCCAGCAATATTGAACTAGGCATTCTCACCGATGCTTCTATTCGTATTATTGGCGATTCAAGCATGGAAGAGCCTCCCCAAGAAATCCTCTCCTTTATGGAAAGTGATAACCTGTTTATTGTGACAAAAGCCACCAGCCGTTCAAAAATTCACCGTTCTGTTTGGCTCGATTATATTGGTCTTAAAATCTTTGATAAAGAAGGTAAACTATGTGGAGAATTGCGTATTGTAGGGTTGTTTACCTCCTCAGCTTACACGTGTTCTATTTTGCAAATCCCTTTCTTAAACGAGAAGGCCAAAACCATTATTCAACGCCTTGGACATAATCGCACTGACTATTCTGGAAAAGCACTCATCAGCGTCTTAGAAACCTATCCAAGAGATGAAATGTTTCGCTCTGATGTTGATACATTAACGGAAAATGCCAAACTTATCATGCAATTAGACGAACGTCCACGTTTGCGGGTGCTTGCCCATACTGATTCTTTTGGGCGTTTTGTTTCTATACTTGTCTATGTGCCCCGTGACCAATACAGCAGCAATATTCGCGAAAAAATTGGCGAATATTTTGTTGAGCTTTATAAAGGTGATTTTTTTGAATCTTATCCGCTATTTTTGGAAAGCACCCTTACACGTGTCTATTATATCATTCACCGTAAGGTGAGTGAAAGTGCTCCTCTTATCGAGCGCACCATACTTGAACAACATGTGCGTTCTATAGCACGAAGTTGGGAAGAAAGCATTCAAACTATAGCTCTTAACCGCAAAATAACAGAGCAACAAACGCGTTTAGCCAGCCAATTTCCCAACAGCTATCGTGACTTATTTTCAGCTGAAGATGCCATTGAAGATGCCAAACATATTTTAAGTCTTCATGATAAAAAACCGCTTTTTGTTACATTTGATTATGCACACAACAAAGAAAAAAAAATAATTTCTCTCCGACTCTTTCACCGTCATGAAGCACTTGCCCTTTCCAAACGCGTACCCCTCCTTGAAAATATGGGATTTCGGGTTATCGCTGAACAAACACTTAAATTACCAGATGACAACGGAAACTGTGTATATCTTCATGATATGCAACTGGAGAGTGCTTTCCAACTCTCTATCGATTTCGACAAAAACGGTCAAAAGCACGCCGAAACATTTGAAGCTATTTGGGCGCAAAATGCCGATAATGATGCCTTTAATGGCTTAACCCAAACAGCTGAACTTGATTGGCGTGAAATTGTTATTTTCCGCCATTATGGACGCTATCTCCAACAAGCTGGAATTCCTTATTCACAAGAATGCATCGCCCAAACTTTAAATGCCTATCCCGATATTACCCAAGATCTTTATGCTTTATTTCATTTGAAATTTCATCAAAGCCATACAGAAAAAGAGCGGAAGAAAAACCAACAAGTCATTCAACAACGCATTGAAGAAAAATTGCAGAAGGTACCAGGCTTAGATGATGATCTCATTTTACGCCGTTACCTTAATCTTATCAATGCGAGTTTACGAACCAATGCCTTTACCCCTCTCCAAGAGGGTAGTCCACGGCGTATTTTAGCAACCAAATTGGACCCGCGCCAAATTGAAGGTTTGCCAGAACCGCGTCCTTATCGAGAAATTTTTGTTTACGGTCCAGAAGTTGAAGGCGTTCATTTGCGTTTTGGCCCCGTTGCTCGTGGTGGAATTCGTTGGTCTGACCGTGCTTTAGATTATCGCACTGAAGTGCTCGATTTAGTCAAAGCCCAACAAGTTAAAAATGCGGTTATTGTTCCTGTCGGAGCAAAAGGTGGATTTTATCCTCACCGCCTTCCCCAAACCAACGACCGTGCAAAAATAACAGAAGCCGCACGACAAGCTTATATTGACTTTATCACGGCTTTGCTTTCCATCACCGATAATCTGGTTAACGGCAAAAGAAACGCACCTCCAAATGTCATCTGTCATGATGGCAATGATCCTTATTTTGTTGTTGCTGCAGACAAAGGCACAGCAACCTTTTCTGATACAGCCAACGTTATCAGTCAAGCAAACCACTTTTGGCTCGATGATGCTTTTGCCTCTGGAGGATCAGCAGGATATGACCACAAAGCCATTGGGATTACAGCAAAAGGTGCGTGGGAAGCAGTTAAAAGACATTTTCGAGAATCCTTTAATCACAATATTCAAACAACCCCCTTCACTTGTATCGGGGTTGGTGATATGTCCGGTGATGTTTTTGGAAATGGAATGTTGCTTTCCAAACAAACAAAGCTTATCGCTGCCTTTGATCACCGCGATATCTTTATCGACCCAGATCCAAACATAGCTGAAAGCTATGCAGAACGTATGCGCCTTTTTAAACTCCCTCGATCAAGCTGGCAGGATTACGACCACAAAAAATTATCAAAGGGTGGTGGCATTTTCTCGCGCACAATGAAAACCATTACTCTCTCACCTCAAGCATCACAAGCCATTGGCTTCGAAAAACAAACAGGAACGCCTTTTGAAATTATCTCTGCACTTCTCAAAGCGCCTGTTGATCTTTTATGGTTTGGCGGCATTGGTACTTATATCCGTGCAGCAACAGAAACCGACGCACAAGTAGGTGATCGTGCAAATGATGCAATACGCATCACCGGTGAGCAAGTACGTGCAAAAGTTATTGGTGAAGGCGCTAATCTTGGTCTCACGCAACGGGGACGGATTGAGTATGTCTTAAATGGTGGGCGATGCAATACGGATGCCATTGATAATTCCGCAGGCGTTAATTGTTCAGATGTTGAGGTTAATATTAAAATTGTTCTCGCATCAGCACTTCGTGCAAAAACGCTTACCCGCGAAGTACGCGACGAACTCTTGAAAAAAATGACTCCACAAGTTGAACAGTTAGTTCTGCGTAACAATTATTTGCAAACACTTGCTCTCTCTTTGGCTGAAAGCCAAAGCACCACTGACTTGCCTTATCAAATACGCTTTATGCAGGATTTAGAACAGAAAAAGCTTCTAGATCGCAAAGTCGAAATTCTCCCTGATGAACAAATTTTGCGTCAAAGAATAGCCCAAGGACAAGGGCTTATTCGTCCAGAACTCGCTGTTATTTTGGCTTATGCTAAATTAACCCTGCAAGAAGAAATCGCCCATAGTCCGATTGTTGATGATGGTTATTTCAACACCGCTCTATTGAACTATTTTCCACCCCAAATTCAGAAAGGCTTTGAAAAAGAAATCATCAATCACCAATTGCGTCCTGATATTATTGCAACCCTCATTGCTAACGATATTGTTAATCGCGGAGGACCTACTTTTGTTAATCGCCTAAAAGATACAACAGAACAAACAGTTGAAAATATTATTCGCGTCTTTACCGCACTGTGCGATGGCTTTGAAATTCCTCAATTGTCTAACCAAATTGATAAACTTGATAACAAAATACCCGGTCTTATTCAAAATAAGTTCTACGCAGCAATAACCTCAATGCTCTTTGAAGTAACCACTTGGGGCTTACGCAACATGGATCTCTCTGTCCCACTAGAAGAACTTGTGAAAACAACGAAGCAAGCCCGGAGTGTTATTGAAAAACAGCTTACGAACTTAAACGGTAAAGATATTAATCAAAAAATTAATGAGAAAGCAATACACTATAGCGAAGAAGGAGCGCCAAAAGCTTTAGCAAAACAATTGGCTCTCTTGGAAGCTGCTCCAATAATTTGTGATATTTCTTTGGTTGCCAAACAAAGCAACAGTGACCTTATTAAAACTGCAGAAATCTATTTCTCACTTGCTCAAATCATTCGTATAAGCCGCTTCAATGAAGCGAGCCAAACAATTCCTGTGCTTGATTATTATGATAGCATGGCCTTAAACCAAGCCAAAGAAAATATTGCCGAAAACTTACGGAAAATCGTTATGAAAATCCTAAAAAATTATGGAGCAAAAAATGATCCGTTCGTAGCCTGGAGCAAAACAAAAGAAGATCAAATTCACAATGT